A genomic region of Trifolium pratense cultivar HEN17-A07 linkage group LG3, ARS_RC_1.1, whole genome shotgun sequence contains the following coding sequences:
- the LOC123915611 gene encoding protein KINESIN LIGHT CHAIN-RELATED 1: MPGLVSPGGPPPRITLPETPTQRSEPSKTPSPLPKKPPSPSPSSRSKKKTPETPNNNTLLSEASLDNPDLGPFLLKVARDTIASGDGPAKALDYAIRASKSFERCAVEGEPSLDLAMSLHVLAAIYCSLSRFEEAVPVLERAILVPDVELGADHALAAFSGYMQLGDTFSMLGQVDKSISCYDQGLQIQIQTLGETDPRVGETCRYLAEANVQAMQFDKAEELCNKTLEIHRAHSEPASLEEAADRRLMALICEAKGDYESALEHLVLASMAMIANGQDNEVASIDVSIGNIYMSLCRFDEAIFSYQKALTVFKSSKGENHPSVASVFVRLADLYHRTGKLRESKSYCENALRIYSKPVPGTTAEEIASGLTEVSAIFESVDDPEEALKLLQKAMKLLEDKPGQQSTIAGIEARMGVMYYMIGKYDEARKAFESAVLKLRTSGERKSAFFGVVLNQMGLACVQLFKIDEAAELFEEARGILETECGPCHQDTLGVYSNLAATYDAMGRVGDAIEILEYVLKLREEKLGIANPDFEDEKRRLAELLKEAGKTRDRKAKSLENLIDPNSKRTKKESTKRWPGLGFRI; this comes from the exons ATGCCTGGTCTCGTTTCCCCAGGCGGACCTCCGCCCCGTATAACTTTACCCGAAACCCCAACTCAAAGATCCGAACCATCCAAAACACCATCACCACTCCCCAAAAAACCACCCTCTCCTTCACCTTCTTCTCGCTCCAAGAAAAAAACCCCCGAAACCCCAAACAACAACACTTTACTCTCCGAAGCTTCACTCGATAACCCAGATCTAGGCCCATTCCTTCTCAAAGTAGCCCGTGACACTATCGCATCAGGCGATGGGCCTGCCAAAGCCCTCGACTACGCTATCCGTGCTTCCAAATCATTCGAACGCTGCGCCGTTGAAGGCGAGCCGAGTCTCGATTTAGCCATGAGTCTCCATGTTTTAGCTGCGATTTATTGTAGCTTAAGCCGATTCGAAGAAGCCGTTCCTGTTCTCGAACGCGCGATTCTTGTTCCTGATGTTGAACTCGGCGCCGATCATGCTCTTGCTGCTTTTTCCGGTTATATGCAGTTAGGTGATACTTTTTCGATGTTAGGTCAAGTTGATAAATCGATTTCTTGTTACGATCAAGGTCTTCAGATTCAGATCCAAACCCTAGGTGAAACCGATCCACGCGTCGGTGAAACGTGTCGGTATTTGGCCGAGGCGAATGTTCAGGCGATGCAGTTTGATAAAGCGGAGGAGCTTTGTAACAAAACGTTGGAGATTCATCGTGCTCATAGTGAACCTgcttctcttgaagaagctgcAGATCGGAGACTTATGGCTTTGATTTGTGAAGCTAAAGGTGATTATGAATCGGCGTTGGAGCATCTTGTTCTTGCTAGTATGGCGATGATTGCGAATGGTCAAGATAATGAAGTTGCTTCGATTGATGTAAGCATCGGAAATATTTATATGTCGTTGTGTCGATTTGATGAAGCTATATTTTCTTATCAGAAAGCACTTACTGTGTTTAAATCTTCGAAAGGAGAGAATCATCCTTCTGTTGCGTCGGTGTTTGTTCGTTTGGCTGATTTGTATCATAGGACAGGGAAGCTTCGCGAATCGAAGTCTTATTGTGAAAATGCGCTTAGAATATACTCGAAACCGGTTCCTGGAACCACTGCTGAGGAGATTGCCAGTGGTTTGACGGAAGTTTCAGCGATATTTGAATCTGTTGATGATCCTGAGGAAGCGTTGAAGCTTTTGCAAAAGGCGATGAAATTGTTGGAGGATAAACCGGGACAGCAGAGTACGATTGCTGGGATTGAAGCACGGATGGGAGTGATGTATTATATGATTGGGAAGTACGATGAAGCGAGGAAAGCTTTTGAGAGTGCTGTGTTGAAATTGAGAACTAGCGGGGAAAGGAAATCTGCgttttttggtgttgttttgaaTCAGATGGGTTTGGCTTGTGTGCAACTGTTTAAGATTGATGAAGCTGCTGAGTTGTTTGAGGAAGCTAGGGGAATTCTTGAAACAGAATGTGGACCTTGTCATCAAGATACTCTTGGAGTATATAGCAATCTTGCAGCAACTTATGATGCCATGGGAAG AGTTGGAGATGCAATTGAAATCTTAGAATATGTGCTGAAGTTGAGGGAAGAGAAGCTTGGAATAGCGAATCCTGATTTTGAAGATGAGAAGCGTCGCTTGGCTGAGTTACTAAAAGAAGCTGGCAAAACACGAGACAGAAAAGCAAAATCTTTGGAAAATCTTATAGATCCAAATTCAAAGAGGACAAAGAAGGAGAGTACCAAGAGGTGGCCTGGTTTGGGGTTTAGAATTTAA
- the LOC123913664 gene encoding putative F-box/LRR-repeat protein 23 — protein MGWSCTKKPNWLELPTDLMKNILQRLDTLDIVMSVRYVCALWWNIYKDPLMWSTIRMCDIDLEHIGMDSLEKIARRAIDLSCGHMKEVYIDYFATDDLLKYLSERATHLRRLRLSHCYGGISNKGLSEFVKKFSLLEELDISFDEDAYDGSLEEIGLCCPLLKSLKLRRMISSYYFNDAFTIAKTMSGLRHLTLSRIWLSDDRLLAILDGCPLLESLDMQNCLLFKFSESLEKRCLEQIRDLQLPKICCQPYKTVMVLPRRY, from the exons ATGGGGTGGTCGTGTACAAAAAAGCCAAATTGGCTTGAACTTCCAACAGATTTGATGAAGAACATACTCCAAAGACTCGATACCCTTGATATTGTGATGAGTGTGCGTTATGTTTGTGCGCTATGGTGGAACATTTACAAAGATCCTCTAATGTGGTCTACCATTCGCATGTGTGATATTGATCTTGAACATATTGGGATGGATTCTTTGGAGAAGATTGCTCGTCGTGCCATTGATCTAAGTTGTGGTCATATGAAAGAAGTTTATATCGATTACTTTGCGACCGATGACCTCCTCAAATATTTGTCTGAAAG ggCAACTCACTTGCGGCGGTTACGACTTTCTCATTGCTATGGTGGTATTTCAAATAAAGGACTGTCTGAATTTGTGAAAAAGTTTTCATTATTAGAGGAGCTTGACATTTCATTTGACGAAGATGCTTATGACGGTTCTCTTGAAGAAATTGGTCTATGTTGTCCTCTTTTGAAGTCACTAAAGTTGAGGAGGATGATAAGTTCCTACTACTTTAATGATGCATTTACTATTGCAAAAACAATGTCCGGGCTACGCCATCTTACACTTTCTAGAATTTGGCTTTCCGATGATCGGTTGCTCGCCATTCTTGATGGTTGTCCACTTCTTGAATCTCTTGATATGCAAAACTGccttttatttaaatttagtgAAAGTTTAGAAAAAAGGTGTCTTGAGCAAATCAGAGATTTACAACTTCCAAAAATATGTTGTCAGCCATACAAGACAGTTATGGTGTTGCCGAGACGATACTGA
- the LOC123915613 gene encoding protein kish-like, giving the protein MSALFNFHSFLTVVLLVVSTCTFLKMQFPSILQHKTGFRGFFWKAARIGERLSPWVAAGCFTMGVSIIFF; this is encoded by the exons ATG TCTGCTCTCTTTAATTTTCACTCTTTTTTGACGGTTGTGCTGCTCGTCGTTTCTACCTGCACTTTCCTCAAGATGCAGTTCCCTTCCATCCTCCAACACAAAACtgg GTTTCGGGGATTCTTTTGGAAGGCTGCTAGAATAG GTGAACGTTTAAGTCCCTGGGTGGCCGCTGGTTGTTTTACAATGGGCGTATCAATTATATTCTTTTGA
- the LOC123915612 gene encoding bidirectional sugar transporter SWEET4 produces MTAAAHIARTVVGIIGNIISGFLFLSPVPTFIEIWKKGSVEQFSPAPYLATLANCMVWTLYGLPMVHPDSVLVVTINGSGCVVEIIYVTLFLIYSNRNKRLKVFLWLVVELIFIATLTFVTLRLVHTVKKRSAIVGTTCIIFNIMMYAAPLAVMKLVIMTKSVEYMPLSISLASFGNGVAWTTYALIEFDPFITVPNGIGTLFSVAQLILYVTYYKSTKMQIAARKANKTEVDLSQVVVGNSDQRSKTNH; encoded by the exons ATGACTGCAGCAGCACATATTGCTCGAACAGTTGTTGGAATTATAG GAAATATAATCTCAGGCTTCTTGTTCTTGTCCCCAGT GCCAACTTTTATAGAGATATGGAAGAAAGGATCAGTGGAACAATTTTCACCAGCACCATACTTAGCAACACTTGCCAATTGCATGGTGTGGACATTGTACGGTCTACCCATGGTGCACCCGGATAGCGTGCTTGTGGTAACCATCAACGGCTCAGGCTGTGTGGTTGAGATCATATATGTCACGCTCTTCTTGATTTACTCTAACCGCAACAAACGACTCAAGGTCTTTCTGTGGCTAGTTGTCGAACTCATTTTCATTGCAACTCTTACCTTCGTTACATTGAGACTTGTCCACACCGTCAAGAAACGTTCTGCAATTGTTGGTACCACCTGCATTATCTTCAACATTATGATGTATGCTGCACCTTTAGCTGTCATG AAATTGGTGATCATGACTAAAAGCGTTGAGTACATGCCGCTTTCTATATCTCTTGCTTCCTTTGGAAATGGCGTCGCATGGACCACTTATGCTCTCATTGAATTCGACCCATTCATCAct GTACCAAATGGGATTGGAACATTGTTTTCTGTGGCGCAACTGATTCTATATGTCACCTATTACAAATCCACAAAAATGCAGATAGCGGCTAGAAAAGCCAACAAAACAGAGGTGGACCTGTCGCAGGTTGTGGTTGGCAATAGTGACCAACGATCCAAGACAAATCATTGA
- the LOC123915610 gene encoding beta-amylase 3, chloroplastic-like translates to MAISSQSFSPSFISTPNDLTRPTRLPSRVTTHFRKTQTRSPALRFTVSSRLNSSKSSDAGGSFSPDNGDVQYELHHDLSPQRRRHGSPVFVTLPVKSVGKEGKIWRPKAMMLSLKALAAAGVEGVVVEIWWGVVERNEPRVYDWRGYRELVMMACMCGLKVRAVLAFHQHGIDGDDLNGIPLPQWVLDEIHTDPDLAFSDRFGRRNFEYISLGCDILPVLRGRSPIQAYADFMRDFRDTFRPYLGIIITGVQIGMGPGGELRYPSLSSQKLNLAWSRELGEFQCYDKYMLASLNASARNIGKREWGNGGPFGTGSLMQNPERTEFFRNEGGSWNAPYGKFFLEWYSDLLLRHGERICREAETIFRGSEVHISAKLAAIHWHYDTQSHPSELTAGYYNTFNRDGYLPILRMFSKYGFTMCCSCFEMQDVIMKKINPDSSPEGFLRQLLLAARLCDVSLEGQNFSTDLDDGAFTQVLEMSKFYSNGIERRPFSFNFVRMDKNMFEPRSWDRFTRFVRRMSDGNMLRARLNLRLKTAVAAEVGLLYQLYQYS, encoded by the exons ATGGCGATCTCATCACAATCCTTCTCACCTTCCTTCATCTCAACACCCAACGATTTAACTCGCCCAACTCGTCTTCCATCCCGAGTCACCACTCACTTCCGCAAAACCCAAACCCGTTCTCCAGCTCTCCGATTCACCGTTTCTTCACGTCTCAACTCATCTAAATCCTCCGATGCCGGCGGTTCATTTTCCCCCGACAACGGCGATGTTCAATACGAGCTTCATCACGATCTTTCACCGCAGCGTCGGAGACATGGATCGCCGGTGTTTGTTACACTTCCGGTGAAATCTGTTGGGAAAGAGGGGAAAATTTGGAGGCCGAAAGCGATGATGTTGTCGTTGAAAGCTCTGGCTGCTGCTGGTGTGGAAGGTGTTGTTGTGGAGATTTGGTGGGGTGTGGTTGAAAGGAATGAACCTAGGGTTTATGATTGGAGAGGTTATCGTGAACTTGTTATGATGGCTTGCATGTGTGGGCTTAAAGTTCGAGCTGTTCTTGCGTTTCATCAACATGGAATTGATGGTGATGATCTTAATGG GATACCACTCCCTCAATGGGTGCTTGATGAGATACATACAGACCCGGATTTAGCATTTTCTGATAGGTTTGGAAGAAGAAATTTTGAGTACATTTCCCTCGGGTGTGATATTCTTCCTGTGCTGCGTGGACGTTCTCCCATTCAAGCATATGCAGATTTTATGAGGGACTTCAGGGACACCTTTAGGCCTTATCTTGGCATTATCATTACA GGAGTGCAGATTGGCATGGGTCCTGGTGGTGAATTAAGATATCCTTCATTGTCTTCCCAAAAGCTAAATTTGGCTTGGTCTCGTGAACTTGGAGAGTTTCAGTGCTATGATAAG TACATGCTTGCTTCTCTAAATGCCTCTGCTAGAAATATTGGAAAGCGTGAATGGGGAAATGGCGGTCCTTTTGGCACTGGAAGTTTGATGCAGAATCCCGAGCGTACTGAATTCTTTAGAAACGAGGGTGGCTCTTGGAATGCACCATATGGTAAATTTTTCCTTGAATGGTACTCGGATTTGCTGCTACGGCATGGAGAGCGAATTTGTAGGGAAGCTGAAACTATATTTAGGGGTTCAGAAGTCCACATATCAGCAAAATTGGCAGCCATTCACTGGCACTATGATACACAATCCCATCCATCGGAGTTAACAGCAGGCTATTATAATACTTTTAACAGGGATGGATACTTACCAATTTTACGCATGTTTAGTAAATATGGATTCACGATGTGCTGCTCTTGTTTTGAAATGCAAGATGTAATTATGAAGAAGATCAACCCAGATAGTAGCCCTGAAGGTTTTCTTAGACAACTTTTGCTGGCTGCTAGGCTCTGTGACGTATCACTTGAAGGTCAGAATTTTTCAACTGATTTGGATGATGGCGCATTCACTCAGGTGCTGGAGATGTCAAAATTTTACTCAAATGGGATTGAGAGACGGCCCTTTTCATTCAACTTTGTAAGAATGGACAAAAATATGTTTGAACCTCGAAGTTGGGACCGGTTTACTCGATTTGTGAGACGAATGTCCGATGGAAACATGCTTCGAGCCAGATTAAACCTACGGTTGAAAACTGCAGTGGCTGCAGAAGTTGGATTGTTATACCAGCTATACCAGTActcttga